The nucleotide sequence ATCTCGATGGCCTTTCGGTCCAGGCCGAACTCTTGCACCAACCGCTCGATGCTCATTTCCGCCTCGCGCCGCGTTTCGAACGTCGCTTCAAGAAGTGCCATATTCGCCTCATTGTGATGGGTTCAGGTTGCTGATGGCTAACCCGTCATAGCGATGCACAACGTGTCCGGCTGGCTCATGGGTCCAGCGATTCAACAAGGCGGACTTGGGGGTGTTGTGACACGAAAAAACCCGGTGCGATCTCTCGCGCCGGGGTCGTCAGGACTTGGCAGCTAAAGGAGCCTGACCAGCCTATCAAAGCGAGGCACCGGCCTAAAGTTCCCACGAGCTGGTGGCCGTTCTAGGCTGTGTTGGGCAGGACCTGCTCGATCAGTCTGCGGATCACCTCGGGCCGGGATGGCAGATCCGCGGCCTGGCGCCGAGAGGCGTCCAGGCGCTCGGCCATCGCGGCCGGCATGCGGACCAGAACCTGCACCTCTTTTGCATCAGCCATGGGGGATCCCGATATTTTTTTCGACCGGACGCGCGGGCGCCAAATATCATGATATCGGCGACTCTTGACCCCCGACAACTTGTCCAAATGGAGACCGACGATGCACCACGCCCCCGGCGCTTTTGCCGCTGCCTCTGTCCAGGATGACGAACCGTTTCTGGATCTGGTGGATCGGATGACTCCGGACCGCCTGCGCCAGCTGGCGGCGCTCTGCGCGGCCCGCGGGGGTGGTCTGGAGGGGATGGTGGGGCCGCTGCGCGCCTATGCCGAGGTTCAGGGCCGTTCAACCGCCGGGCGCGGTGCATAAAACCTAATATCGACGACACGAACCAACCCCCGGGCGAGACATCGCCCGGGGGTTGCGTATTTTTAAGTTCAGGATCAGCGGCGGCGGAGAGGGGTCAAGACCTCCTCGAGATTAGCCTCAACTGGTAAAGCGGCTCGACCAACTAAACTTTTGTGGTAATGTGAGCACCATAGAATCAACTTTAAGTTGTTTTTAGGGAGGTGAT is from Paracoccus liaowanqingii and encodes:
- a CDS encoding ribbon-helix-helix protein, CopG family yields the protein MADAKEVQVLVRMPAAMAERLDASRRQAADLPSRPEVIRRLIEQVLPNTA